The proteins below are encoded in one region of Micromonospora sp. DSM 45708:
- the cydC gene encoding thiol reductant ABC exporter subunit CydC translates to MEPSGPPEPPARARRGAERAVLRLARPYLGRLLGAGLLAAATEFAGLALMATATWLLMSAAGRPPLDRLTVAIVAVRALAVGRGVFRYTERLAGHDAVLRMITDVRARVFATLAARRDAADRRTGDALSRLVSDVEAAQDLLLRVLVPGAAAALVSLLAVGGAALISPPAAGVLAVGLLVAGVALPALATRLTRRAADEVAPLRGALAVDAVDLTHGAADLAAFGATGAALAAANGRAGRLARLERRLAAVGFAVDAAGVLVGGLTAAAVVLVALRADVSGVLVGVLAVGTLAAVEVALALVAAARQRTQLRAGLTRVADLLTEPSAPAPSVVAGPVPDGHDVRFEGVTVRYRAGAAPALTGFDLDLPAGRRVAVVGPSGAGKSTLAAVLTGAVRPDAGRVTVGGVPVAQHPAGHLPRVVGGLLAEAYVFHATVRENLLLGRPDADEAELAGATGAAGLRDWVRDQPEGWDTVVGEQGGQLSGGQRQRLALARALLAAPPVLVLDEPTEGLDPAAADAVLASTLAATPAGHSVLLISHRLSGLAGLDEIVVLEDGGVVQRGRHEELVARPGWYRDQWLRQEAAERGYLALAP, encoded by the coding sequence GTGGAGCCGTCCGGCCCGCCAGAGCCACCGGCGCGCGCCCGTCGGGGCGCCGAGCGGGCGGTGCTGCGCCTGGCCCGGCCGTACCTGGGCCGGTTGCTGGGCGCCGGGCTGCTCGCCGCGGCCACCGAGTTCGCCGGGTTGGCGTTGATGGCCACCGCCACCTGGCTGCTGATGAGCGCCGCCGGCCGGCCGCCGCTGGACCGGCTCACCGTGGCCATCGTCGCGGTCCGGGCGCTCGCGGTCGGTCGGGGGGTGTTCCGCTACACCGAGCGGCTCGCCGGGCACGACGCCGTACTCCGCATGATCACCGACGTCCGGGCCCGGGTCTTCGCCACGCTGGCGGCCCGGCGCGACGCCGCCGACCGGCGCACCGGGGACGCGCTCAGCCGGCTGGTCTCCGACGTGGAGGCGGCCCAGGACCTGCTCCTGCGGGTGCTGGTGCCGGGTGCGGCGGCGGCGCTGGTCAGCCTGCTCGCCGTCGGTGGCGCCGCGCTGATCTCACCGCCGGCCGCCGGCGTGCTGGCGGTCGGCCTGCTGGTGGCCGGCGTGGCGCTGCCCGCGCTGGCCACCCGGCTCACCCGCCGGGCCGCCGACGAGGTGGCCCCGTTGCGTGGCGCGCTCGCGGTGGACGCGGTCGACCTCACCCACGGCGCCGCCGACCTGGCCGCGTTCGGGGCGACCGGCGCCGCGCTGGCCGCCGCGAACGGGCGGGCCGGGCGGCTGGCCCGGCTGGAACGCCGGCTCGCCGCGGTCGGCTTCGCGGTGGACGCGGCGGGCGTGCTGGTGGGCGGTCTCACCGCCGCCGCCGTGGTGCTCGTCGCGCTGCGCGCCGACGTGAGCGGGGTGCTGGTCGGGGTGCTCGCGGTGGGCACGCTGGCCGCCGTCGAGGTGGCTCTCGCGCTGGTCGCCGCCGCCCGGCAACGGACCCAGCTCCGGGCCGGGCTGACCCGGGTCGCCGACCTGCTCACCGAGCCCTCGGCACCGGCCCCGTCCGTGGTTGCGGGACCGGTGCCGGACGGTCACGACGTGCGGTTCGAGGGGGTGACGGTCCGCTACCGGGCCGGCGCCGCGCCCGCGCTGACCGGGTTCGACCTCGACCTGCCGGCCGGCCGTCGGGTGGCGGTGGTCGGGCCGAGCGGGGCCGGCAAGAGCACGCTGGCCGCGGTGCTCACCGGCGCGGTCCGCCCCGACGCCGGCCGGGTCACCGTCGGCGGCGTACCGGTGGCGCAGCACCCGGCCGGACACCTGCCCCGGGTGGTCGGCGGCCTGCTGGCCGAGGCGTACGTCTTCCACGCCACGGTGCGGGAGAACCTGCTGCTCGGCCGCCCGGACGCCGACGAGGCGGAGCTGGCCGGGGCCACCGGGGCGGCCGGGCTGCGGGACTGGGTACGCGACCAGCCCGAGGGCTGGGACACCGTGGTCGGTGAGCAGGGCGGGCAGCTCTCCGGCGGGCAGCGGCAACGGTTGGCGCTGGCCCGGGCGTTGCTGGCCGCCCCGCCGGTGCTGGTGCTGGACGAGCCGACCGAGGGCCTCGACCCGGCGGCGGCGGACGCGGTGCTCGCCTCCACCCTGGCCGCCACCCCGGCCGGGCACTCGGTGCTGCTGATCAGCCACCGGCTCAGCGGCCTGGCCGGGCTGGACGAGATCGTGGTGCTGGAGGACGGCGGCGTGGTGCAGCGCGGCCGGCACGAGGAGCTGGTGGCGCGCCCCGGCTGGTACCGCGACCAGTGGCTGCGCCAGGAGGCGGCCGAGCGCGGCTATCTGGCGCTCGCGCCCTGA
- a CDS encoding permease prefix domain 1-containing protein has translation MRVEHGGARVEDRLRELSGRLHGPTRLKADLLTEARHALEDAVEAYREGGLPRAEAERRAVAEFGTAAQLAPGFQAELAAGALRGLAVRTLAVAAVLIAAGDLTWHGSSWSTGPRPPAGYLLLASSIHGIWGLIAGLALAGLVLGALAARRGSTRLVRSTRAVGFGLTGGLLVGALAGSALFGWSVRLWDAALTWPPMIIGAVVASAAWFSLARSARWWLLSARGPRFARR, from the coding sequence ATGCGGGTGGAGCACGGTGGGGCACGGGTCGAGGACCGGCTGCGTGAGCTGTCCGGGCGGCTGCACGGGCCGACCCGGCTCAAGGCCGACCTGCTGACCGAGGCACGGCACGCGCTGGAGGACGCCGTCGAGGCGTACCGCGAGGGGGGTCTGCCGCGGGCGGAGGCGGAGCGGCGCGCGGTGGCCGAGTTCGGCACCGCCGCCCAGCTCGCGCCGGGCTTCCAGGCCGAGCTGGCCGCCGGCGCGCTGCGCGGGCTGGCGGTGCGCACGCTCGCGGTCGCGGCGGTGCTGATCGCCGCCGGGGACCTGACCTGGCACGGGTCGAGCTGGAGCACCGGCCCCCGACCGCCGGCGGGCTACCTGCTGCTCGCCTCGTCGATACACGGCATCTGGGGGCTGATCGCCGGGCTGGCGCTGGCCGGCCTGGTGCTCGGCGCGCTCGCCGCTCGGCGGGGTTCGACCCGGCTCGTCCGGTCGACCCGCGCGGTCGGCTTCGGGTTGACCGGTGGCCTGCTGGTCGGCGCGCTCGCCGGTAGCGCCCTGTTCGGCTGGTCGGTCCGGCTGTGGGACGCGGCGCTGACCTGGCCGCCGATGATCATCGGGGCGGTGGTGGCGTCGGCGGCCTGGTTCTCGCTGGCCCGCTCGGCCCGCTGGTGGCTGCTCAGCGCGCGCGGCCCGCGGTTCGCCCGCCGGTGA
- a CDS encoding PadR family transcriptional regulator: MKAQALHGHLDALLLAVLEQGAQHGYAIIEALRARSGGALDLPTGTIYPALRRLERAGLVASTWSTVNGRERRTYQLTDAGGRALAGERAGWREFSATVGRFLGVDEPPATPA, translated from the coding sequence ATGAAGGCGCAGGCGCTGCACGGACACCTGGACGCGCTGCTGCTCGCCGTGCTGGAGCAGGGCGCGCAGCACGGCTACGCGATCATCGAGGCGTTGCGGGCCCGCAGCGGCGGCGCGCTGGACCTGCCCACCGGCACCATCTATCCGGCGCTGCGCCGGCTGGAACGGGCCGGCCTGGTGGCCAGCACGTGGAGCACCGTCAACGGCCGGGAACGGCGCACCTACCAGCTCACCGACGCGGGCGGCCGGGCGCTCGCCGGGGAACGGGCCGGCTGGCGCGAGTTCAGCGCCACCGTGGGCCGCTTCCTCGGCGTGGACGAGCCGCCCGCGACGCCGGCCTGA
- a CDS encoding DNA primase, translating into MGTRTHTEVSVARQSPQRPDADEPELDDTDTSAAADEVEVDRPAADRALWDEVRIDPVEIALPAGTGFTLRAYRPARELTPTDVDERDQDDPFLARRQVVEAEDDEEVVILDEEFAALSAEEDDEDEKSDGKRRPGKADADADGAADEARADDEDGADDEADEDDDAAGDEEVPVFLTHKGRLLLFKTPESLVTFIRSGAPNDLSQLDSWNELSERLEPADVAPLDEDTYELDLVVENLRGGHDAWDPALLIEAGEVARDLAYALRLPAVLDMLSAGSSLDDLDEALRASVNGGVGGFLGRRRLKKIGAQTASLGWRTIVGKISAVVDWRD; encoded by the coding sequence GTGGGCACCCGAACGCACACGGAGGTCAGCGTGGCCCGCCAGTCGCCCCAACGGCCCGACGCCGACGAGCCCGAGCTCGACGACACCGACACCTCGGCCGCAGCAGACGAGGTCGAGGTCGACCGTCCGGCGGCGGACCGCGCCCTCTGGGACGAGGTGCGGATCGACCCGGTGGAGATCGCCCTGCCCGCCGGCACCGGCTTCACGCTGCGGGCCTACCGGCCGGCGCGCGAGCTGACCCCGACCGACGTCGACGAGCGCGACCAGGACGACCCGTTCCTGGCCCGCCGCCAGGTCGTCGAAGCCGAGGACGACGAGGAGGTGGTGATCCTCGACGAGGAGTTCGCCGCCCTCTCCGCCGAGGAGGACGACGAGGACGAGAAGTCCGACGGGAAGCGCCGCCCCGGCAAGGCCGACGCGGACGCCGACGGCGCCGCCGACGAGGCCCGGGCGGACGACGAGGACGGGGCCGACGACGAGGCGGACGAGGACGACGACGCCGCGGGCGACGAGGAGGTGCCGGTCTTCCTCACCCACAAGGGGCGGCTGCTGCTCTTCAAGACGCCGGAGTCACTTGTCACTTTCATCCGTTCCGGTGCGCCCAACGACCTCTCCCAACTGGACAGCTGGAATGAACTGTCCGAACGGCTGGAACCGGCCGACGTCGCCCCGCTGGACGAGGACACCTACGAGCTGGACCTGGTGGTGGAGAACCTGCGCGGCGGGCACGACGCGTGGGATCCGGCGCTGCTGATCGAGGCCGGCGAGGTCGCCCGTGACCTGGCGTACGCCCTGCGGCTACCCGCCGTCCTGGACATGCTCTCCGCCGGCTCCAGCCTGGACGATCTGGACGAGGCGCTGCGCGCTTCCGTCAACGGCGGGGTCGGTGGTTTCCTGGGTCGTCGCCGGCTGAAGAAAATCGGGGCACAAACCGCAAGTCTGGGTTGGCGCACCATTGTCGGCAAGATCTCTGCCGTTGTGGACTGGCGCGACTGA